CCGGGAATGGTGAATCCGTACACCAGGGAACCATTCAAAGGTGGAAGTAGCAATATAGTAATCCTCCTCTGCTCGGCAGATGGACGGATCGGGATGGAAACCGGGAAGGATGGGATTGGTGATCATTTTCTTGATCTTATTCATGGAAGAAACCTCCGGTATGAAAGTAATGATTTGTACAACAACAGATACAAGAAAGGTAGATATCAGTACCAGCCCAGCGCTTTTTTGCCGGCTTCCAGGGCGGTTATGATCCGCTCTACATCATATACATTCCCTCTCCAAGTCCCACCGCTGACCGATTGCAATGCAGCCCAGAGCTTTGTATCATCCGGCAAAGCCTCATCAGGCTTCATATCCGGATGGAAGGACCTTTGTGCCAGGATGAGAGCACCTTCTTCCGGCGAAAACTCCAGATCGCCTTCTCCGACAAAGTTAATGCTACCCTCCAGCGTGTTACGATCAACCGTGATGTCAATCAGGTCTCCGTTCCGCAGCTTGCCAATCGGTCCGCCTGCCAGCGCTTCGGGGCCAACATGACCAATACACGCTCCGGTGGAAACACCGGAGAACCGGGCATCCGTAATCAGTGACACGTATTTGCCAAAAGGCAAATGTTTAAGCGCAGATGTAAGCTGGTACGTCTCCTCCATTCCAGTTCCCGATGGACCTCGCCCGAGAAGCACAACAACGTCGCCAGCCAGAATACCTCCGGTCTTAATCGCATGGATCGCCTCACGTTCAGTGGTAAACACCTTTGCTCTGCCACGATGACGGTATACGCCATGCTCATCCAGCACAGCAGGATCAATAGAGGTGGATTTGATGACAGAACCTTCTGGAGCGATATTCCCGGTTGGAAATGTTACAGTCGATGAGATTCCAAGCCGCTGAGCGTGTTCTACACTCATGATGACACTGTCCGGATCGATACCGTCCTGCTCTTTTAACTGCTTCCGCATGAGATAACGGCGTTCCGACGATTCCCACCAGTCCAGTACCTGACCCAATGAAGTACCTGTAACCGTTGGTACAGACTCATCCAACAGACCAAGCTGTCTGAGGTGGAGCATGACCTCCGGTACACCTCCTGCCTGAAAGACACGTATGGTCGGATAAAAGATCGGTCCATTTGGCAGGGCACTAACCAGCCTCGGAACATTTTTGTTGACCTGTATCCAGTCCTGTACCGTGGGTATGGTTAAACCGGCTGCATGGGCAATCGCCGGTATGTGAAGAAGCAGATTGGTCGATCCGCCAAACGCGGCATGAACGGTCATCGCATTGCGAATGGATGCATCGGTGACAATGTCTGCCATTCTCATCCCCTGTGACTCCATGTGGATGAGTGCACGTGAAGATTGGCGCGCCATTTCAAACCAGATGGGCTGTCCGGAAGGTGCAAGCGCAGCATGTGGCACTGTCATACCCAGTGCCTCTGCTACAACCTGGGCCGTAGCCGCGGTACCTAGAAACTGACAGCCTCCTCCCGGTGTAGCACAAGCTCGACATCCTAAATCCGAAGCCATTTCCAGAGAAAGTTCCCCGTTGACGTACCGTGCACCGATGGTCTGAATTTTACCGGCATCCTCTCCATCGGTAGGCGGAAGTGTGACGCCACCGGGAACAATTACACCAGGCAATTGCGGCATGCCGGCAAGTGCGAGCATCATCGCTGGAAGACCTTTGTCACAAGTGGCGACACCAAGCACGCCTTTACGAGTTGGTAGCGAGCGAATCAGTCTGCGAAATACCATAGCGGCATCATTCCTGTACGGAAGCGAGTCAAACATGCCGGTCGTCCCCTGTGATCTGCCGTCACACGGATCGCTGACATATCCGGCAAACGGGATTCCTCCCCGGCTTGACAGTTCTTCTGCGGCAGCCTTCATCAGCAGGCCGACCTCCCAGTGGCCGGTATGGTAACCGAGTGCTGCCGGGCTACCGTCTTCATTCCGTATGCCACCTTGTGTACTCAAGATCAGAAATTGTTTTCCGTTCAATTCCCCGGGCTTCCAGCCCATTCCAACGTTCTGGGACATGCCGAACAAGTCGCCGCTTGGAGCATTCCGCAGCAAATCATCCGTTAAAGGCAGACGTCCGGCAGCCCCTGGAGCATGTGCTATGATATCGAAGCAGTTGGACGCGGTCTCTCCCATAATCGACGTAATCTGTTCGTACATGATAGCCTCCCACAGTTTATGACTTCACAAAGACCGTTTTGATGGCCGTGAAAAACTCGATAGCCGCTTGTCCCTGTTCTCTGGAGTGTGAACTCGACATCTTCATTCCGCCAAACGGAGCCTGCAGCTCTACGCCAGCCGTTTCTGCATTAATTCTGACGAGTCCTGCATCCATGTCCCGGATGAAAGACAACATGGCTCCGACGTTCTGTGTATAGATGGAAGCACTCAAGCCATAATCGCTATCATTAGCCGCTTCGATCGCTTCCTCCAAGGAATCTACCGCAATCAAGGCCAGAACCGGGCCAAAGATTTCTTCCCGAGCGATGGACATATGGGATTCGACCCCTTCAAATACGGTCGGCTGCACATAGAATCCCTCTTCCAGTCCCGGACCGCCCCCTCTTTTTCCGCCAGCGAGCAGAACGGCACCTTCATCCTGGCCTTTTTGAATATAACTCAGCACGGTATTGAGCTGTCCTTCGCTTGCACATGGACCCATCCAGCTTCCAGAAGACATGCCGTCACCCAGCCGGATTTCCTGGATTTGCGAGAGCAGCTTTTCTTTAAAGGCATCGTATACTTTTCGTTCAATAATGACCTTGCTGGTGGCCGTACATTTTTGCCCGGTCGATTTCAACCCACCGCTGATCGTGGCTTCCACAGCCAAATCCAGGTCAGC
The nucleotide sequence above comes from Paenibacillus sp. W2I17. Encoded proteins:
- a CDS encoding YjhG/YagF family D-xylonate dehydratase, whose amino-acid sequence is MYEQITSIMGETASNCFDIIAHAPGAAGRLPLTDDLLRNAPSGDLFGMSQNVGMGWKPGELNGKQFLILSTQGGIRNEDGSPAALGYHTGHWEVGLLMKAAAEELSSRGGIPFAGYVSDPCDGRSQGTTGMFDSLPYRNDAAMVFRRLIRSLPTRKGVLGVATCDKGLPAMMLALAGMPQLPGVIVPGGVTLPPTDGEDAGKIQTIGARYVNGELSLEMASDLGCRACATPGGGCQFLGTAATAQVVAEALGMTVPHAALAPSGQPIWFEMARQSSRALIHMESQGMRMADIVTDASIRNAMTVHAAFGGSTNLLLHIPAIAHAAGLTIPTVQDWIQVNKNVPRLVSALPNGPIFYPTIRVFQAGGVPEVMLHLRQLGLLDESVPTVTGTSLGQVLDWWESSERRYLMRKQLKEQDGIDPDSVIMSVEHAQRLGISSTVTFPTGNIAPEGSVIKSTSIDPAVLDEHGVYRHRGRAKVFTTEREAIHAIKTGGILAGDVVVLLGRGPSGTGMEETYQLTSALKHLPFGKYVSLITDARFSGVSTGACIGHVGPEALAGGPIGKLRNGDLIDITVDRNTLEGSINFVGEGDLEFSPEEGALILAQRSFHPDMKPDEALPDDTKLWAALQSVSGGTWRGNVYDVERIITALEAGKKALGWY